GCAAGTTGGGAAGTAACGGCGATAACAGATTGCTAAGGTACACGGATAAAACATCAGTTTAGTGGTCTGAATTCAAAATGAGCATTGATAGATGGCAATTCTTACGTCTTGTTAGGCAAGCAGTGATATCTGGAGGTAAATTTTGGTGAAAATGGCAGTGGCCTTTATCAGTCTGATATTGGTCGAAGGGTGTAGCTGGAATCCTCTAGAGGTTGGCGCAGAAGTGTCCCCTCACGGCACTTCAGTCACTGTGAAAGGAAAAGCTAAAGGCGGCGATATTGATGTGTCTGATATTCCCAAAACAGAGCATCCGATACAGCAAAACTAGTATCAGTTGTAGTCGTTCGTTGATGCTAACCAGTAGTCATCGCTTGGCTTAACAGATGTTAATGTTTTTATTGTATTTATTACTGGAATTGATGCTTATCTTTAGGCACTATCAAGGCTTATGTTTTTTGGGAAAGTGTAGTTGTATGAAACGTCATCTTGTGTTGTTAGCCAGCTTGCTCTTGGCGGTAGTCAGTGTCAGCGCTATCGCCCGCGCTGAAGACCAGTCATTTAAAGAAGGGCAGGATTTCATTACAGTTAAACCGGTGGTAAAAGTTCCCGGTGTAAAACAACCTTATGTGATTGAGTATTTGTGGTTAGGTTGCCCACATTGTCAGGCAATGAATCCGATTATTGAACACTATGAACATGAGCACCCCAAGGTAAAGTTTGTGCGCCGTCCGGCGATTGGCAAGGACCGTTGGGTGTTTGATGCGCATGTGTTCTATGCGTTACAAGAGACCGGTAACGGTGAGCTGATTTATAAGATTATGGAGTTTTATCATAATCTTGCTGGTTCAGAACGGCGGCTTCCCGATAAGGAAGATCTTAAGCCTTTCCTGACGCAACACCATATTGATGCTGATAAGTTTTATAAAGCGATGGACAGTGACGCTACGCTTGAAAACTTGTCTGCGGCGTACCAAGATCAGGAAGCTTTGGGCATCAAAGGTGTCCCCACTTTTCTGGTTGGCGGTCAGTACATTATGACGTTGGCATCGATAACTCAGGCAAAAGATCCACAAGCCCGCTTCGAAGCGTTAATGAATTATCTGGTGGAAAAAACGCAGCACAACTAGGCGGTTTTGAACATAAAAAAGGGACAAACTCAGCTTATTACTAGCGGTTGTCCCTTTTTTGTTAGAACTGGCAATTGGTCAGCGGAAGAAATACCAAATCACACTGTTTTCTGAGCCCATACTCCACAGCATAACCACGACAGATAGCAGCACTTCTAACACCAGTACACCGATCCCTAAAGTCACACCTGACAGAATAAATCCCTTTTTATGGCTGATACTGAGAAAACTGGGTGTCCCGGTATACAGTAGATAAGCGGTGTACAATACCCCGACAATCAGGGCCAAAAGACATAACCAATAAATGGGGTAAATCGCAAAAATGCCACTGAGAAACATTGGTGTGGCCGTATATCCCGCAAAAATAATACATTCGCGGCGACTGGGGCGATTAGGGATTTTTCGCGCTAGCCAGTGGATAATACTGCCGACAACACCAACCGCTAACAAGATCAATGCATAGAAAGCGATGCCCAGTGCAAAGCCGTTTAGCAGTGAAACTTTATAAGATTCTTCTCCCCCGAACGTCCAGCCAAATTGGGTAGTACCGATTAAAGAACTCAACACTGGCACCGCCGCCATCCATAAAATATGGTGGGCATACATATGACTAACAGTCTCATGTTCGGCGTTGATGCTGCGCCATTCATGTTCCGGATGCAGCAAGAGTCCCCATACATGATTACTCATATCAGACCTCTCTGTTTTCAGGCAGCAGAAGGATATCTGTTGCTCAAAAATTGATCTACATCAATAAGTGTAGTCAGAGAGGCCAAAGAAGGGCAATTTGCCAAGTTGCAATGGCACCACTCAAGATGGGTGCAGTTCAGGGGAGGCCGATAGTGCATCAAATCAGTTTCAACATCGATAAGGTACCAAAGGCTGCCGCTGTTACTGGCAATGAAACTAAAGTGGTCACGGCAATAATACTGGCGGCAAGGCGATGATCTCCGCCAAGGTACCGTACCATCACGTAACTGGCTGCAGCCGTGGGCGCAATAGACAGCAGTAAAACAATCCCGAGATTGGTTCCACGAAACCCCATAAGGAAGGCACAGAGCACCATAAACCCTGGATACAACAAGCACTTACATAACGTGCTGATACCTATATTAAACCAATCTGCGCTGAAAGAGCGAAATTGCAACGATGCGCCAGTACAGATCAACGCCAGTGGTAAGGTTAATTGAGAGAAATACTTGCCTGTTCTGAGTAATACTTCGGGTAAGTGCACTTGCCAATAAGAGATAGGTAAAGCCAGCAGAATGCCGATGATCAACGGATTGGTTATGATGCCTTTAATGTGTTGGATAAGTGAACGTTTGCCGTCCAGATAAAAATTCAGTACAAAAACAGATAACACGTTAAACAGTATGGTAATACAGCCTAGGTACACCGCCGCTGCGGCTAAACCATTACTTCCGTAGGTATTGGCGCAGTAAGCAAGCCCAATAATGCCCATGTTTGCGCGAAAGCCGCCCTGAATGACCACTCCTCGGGCATTTGGCGGTGTGACGCTGAAGTGGCAGAACAGCATCAGCAATAAGAAAAATGTGGTCGTCGCCGCCGCGCCGGTGGCAATTAATTTGACATTAGCTGCATGGGAAAAATCAGCCTGACTGATCGAGAGAAACAGTAATGCGGGCAAAGCCACATTGAATACCAGTTTCGAACCCGCTTCGATAAACCCCTCATTGAGCATTTTAATGCGAAAAAATACCCACCCCATCAACAATAAAATAAGCACAGGCAACAAGGTGTTAGTAATAAAGCCGAACATTTGCGGTCCTTGTGTAGTGAGGGGAGTAGACCTTAATTTAGGGAATGCTTCATCATATCAGAGCAAATTAAAAATCATATACCGCGTATGTAGTTACATACGTATTGAACTCAAAAGCGAGTGCGAAAAGGAATGACGGGTGTCGAAAGGTGCGGTTGCCATCATTAATCAGGTGTCAAATTCACTACAGCATGATAGTGGTTAGTTTCTTTATTTTGTCATTAGCCGTACAGCATATATCACCATTTCAGTGCAATATGATCCCGTGAAATTCAATTTCAACTTTTCATAGGCAGTTTGGCACTATTCATCCTTACAACCTAGCCAGTTAGCGCATGACATAAACATCCTTGCAGTATTCCGTTGTTAATGGATCTCAAGTTTTCTACAGCATCTTCGTTAGATAATTATTTTAGATGTGGATGTGAAGTAGAACCGTAGATACGCGGGTTGCATATTAAAAATAGAGAGTTACCTGTAATGGTTGTCATCAATATAAGATTTAAGATTGAATTAATATTTCATCCATTAAGGTAAATTTTGTCATAGAGTCACGGTGATGTCTGTCACATACAATGTATGCAATGTGATTTTTGTGGGCCCCCATTTTTCATTGGTTAACAGCGTATTTCTGATAAAACTAAGTGAAAATATCTTGATGGTAATAATCATGAAAAATTATTATAAAATACAAATATACTATATTAAAAATTTATCTATTTATAGCTTTCCCATAATTTATCGTAAAAGCATTTTTGTTACACATAATTTATTTTTTAATTTACTGAAAAATAACAATAAAAATGCAATTAATAATTCTTGTATTTTCGTGTTTGATTATTGCAATGGCATCATTGCTTTTATCGTTTCTTGTCTCTTGGTATGAAATCAAATTTACAATCACTAATATTGATTTAGCTTGCCATAATTTAATTAATTATTGATTGCTAAATAGCTGTTGTAAAAATAATTGTTGGTCTGCTATTGATGCGTCCCCAGTCATTACTGTATAGTGCTTCGCGCTTTCTTGAGTCATTTTTGATATTTCTAGCGTATCTCTCTGTTACTCATTAATTACATTTTTTGAAAATAATACATCTGAAATTGAATATTTCAGATTGTGTAATTTAGCCTTGAGTTCACAATTCGTTATCGCAAAATTAAATTAGTACTTACAAATGGGTATAGTGTATTTGCAACAGGAGTGTGTCTGTTGAAGATATGCTTATTAATACACATTTTGTAGACACCTTATAAGCAAACCTACATCTTATTTCAGGAATAACGCAGACATGTATGTTGGCGTACTTCGCTGGTATGAAGCAGGTATCTGATACGACACAGTTCCTCGTATGTAATAAATATACTTAACAAGGGACGCAATGATGAAAAATCATAAGAAGTCATTACTCGCGTTAGTCCTGCTGGGCGTGTTCGGGCTGTCTGCCTGTACATTTGATGGCAGCGATGGAAAAGACGGTGTAAATGGTACTGACGGTACTAATGGTACTGACGGTACCAATGGCACTGATGGTAAAGACGGTCTGGACGCAGGTTCAGTCGTAACCACAATTTACAAGGCGGCTGACGTAACTTTCACCATTGAACCAGCAGACAATACGCTGGCTGGTGATGGTACTTTTGCGCTTAAATTCAGTGTAACAGCTAAAAACCAGGCGGGGGTTGATAAGCCTTTGACTGGGTTAAGTCAAATAGCTATCTACTCAGCTACTGCCATGCCTAATGCGACAGGTGATGGCCCATCTACCGAATGGGTGAATAATGGTTGGGCTGCGGGCAATGGCTCATCTATGTACTGTACTCTGGATGGCACATATTCTTCTCGTGGAGTCACAGGTGAAGCTTGTACTCTGGTAGAAGACCCAGACAACCTGGGTACCTATACCGGTACTTGGACTTATACCGATACCGCCGCACCGATCATGAATGCTAGCGATGATCTGACTGCGCCTCACCGTGTATTCATGCGGTTGTACAATCTGACCGATGCTGATGGCAATGCTATTAGCGGAAAAGTGTTGTCACCCGTACTTGACTATATTCCATCTACTGGAGAAGTGGTTGAAAGTACAGGTAAAGATACCGTTCCAAATGCGGTTTGTATGAAGTGTCATGGTCAAAGTAGCGATACTGGCAACATTGCTAGTATGGGGCCACACAGTAACTACCAGGGTGAACAATATTGCGTTGTTTGCCACAACCCTGGAAATCAGCCAGATGCTGAAGATGCAGCGGCTGGTTTAGTTTACGATATGCCTGCGATGATCCACCGGGCACATGGTGGTGAACATTTGGTAGAATTGGCTACATACGGTTTCGTACAAGCCGACAGATGGGCTGACATTGCATATCCAGCACCTTTGGATCAATGTACTGTTTGTCATAGCACCGACGAAGGTATGACTACTTGGAAAGATGAGCCTACCCGTGCGGCTTGTGGTGGCTGTCACTCTAACATCGACTTCACAACCGGCGAAGGTCACTCTAGCTATACTCTTGCTCAGGCTGATGACACTCAATGTTCTTCTTGCCACGCAACAGGAGCATTATCTCCTGTAGAGGCTCACAAAGTCGGTAAGCGTGCAGAAGTTTCTCCATTGCTGACCGTTGAATTTACCAGCGCTACCAAAGCGGCGTCTGCTACTGCTGGTATGCAAGATGTAACTATCAAAGCAAACGTTACCTTTAATGGCGCGACATTAGCTGACGTAGCAGATCTATCTGTGCTGGCAAAAGCTTCTACACTGATGGGTAACGTTGACAGCAATGGTGAAGTCACTGCTTGGACTTCCCGTCCAGCCCTGACAAGCGGTACTCTGGCTGACGGAGTTCTGAGTCTGACTGCTACAGTCACAGATGCACAGGCAACTGGTACTATCTATGTTGGTACAGAAGCTAACTTCTGCGTAAGCTCTGACGAAGAAATTGTGGCTTGTGGCGATGATACCATTGACTACATGTTTGATGATGAAGATCCTGTTGGCGCTTCTTCAACTGTAGCCTTCTTCGATTTAGATGGTGGTGACGCAGTTTCAGCTCGCTTTGTCGATGCCGACCGAATCTCTGTAACTGAAGCTAAATGTAATGCTTGCCACGACTCTCTGGACTACATCAAGGGCTACAGACATGGCGCTTATACCTTCGATCAATGTATGGACTGCCATAACAACAAGTTGCCTGCAACACACCACCCCGATGTTGTTTATCTAGGTGATGACGGTAATACAGTAACTACTGGCGTAACCTTTGGTAACCGTGATTTAGTAACAGTAGCTCACCGTTTCCACAATGGTAACTTCGACGAAATTGGCGGAATCTATAAAGATGCTGACGGTAATGTTGTTGGTTATCCAGGTGTTTCAAACGACTGTACTGCATGTCACAAAGATGGCGCGACTTTCTTTGCTGATGATGGTGGCCTGACTTCAGGTAAATCTTCTATCGCGGTTTCAACTGATAGTAATGCTGATGGTACGTTTGATGCGTTTACTAAGGACGATACCACTTATTATGTTTCACCGGTAGCTGAATCATGCCGTAGCTGTCATACCAGCCAGTCTGCTGCTGCCCACTTCAGTTCAAATGGTGCGATAATGGCTGAAGACGCTAATACCAGTTCTGTTTTGCCAGTTGAGTCTTGCTCAACCTGTCACGCGATTGGTAAGTCCTTCGGTATCGACCAGTTCCATAAGATGCAGTAAGTAATTTGCCAGGGACTATGTTCTGCTAAGGGCTCCCCTTTTGGGGGGGGCCCTTCAGAAAGCTGTAAATACCCTGGTGACGTGACTCCAAAGCATTGTTTGCATTGACAGCGTCCCCTGTTCACTCGAATAAATGCTTAATGAGTAAGTGCTCAGGAGAAACGTAAATGAGGTTAGATGTAACAGTCAGTAGTCCTTGGCTCCTTCCATAAAAAACAGCCTGTAAAGGCTGTTTTTTTATGGATTGACATTACGCCATCACGTTCAAATGCAAATTGAAAAACTGCAGCGTGCGCCCCCACGCCAGCTCCGCCATTGCTTCATTGTAACGACCAGTAGAATCGTTATGAAATCCGTGATTTACCTTGGGATACAGATACGCCTGATAAGGTACTTGATGGGCCTGTAAAACTTTCTCGTAATCCGGCCAGGTGGCATTGACTCGACTATCCAGTTCCGCAAAATGTAATAGCAGTGGCCCTTTAACGTTTGCACGTAGACTTTCAGCAGCAGGTGTCCCGTAAAAGGGCACTGCTGCAGCGAGTTCGTCAGGGATAGTGGCGGCTAACATGTTAACGATATAACCCCCAAAACAGAAACCGACAGCCCCCAGCTTTCCGTTACTCTGCGGGTGTTTTTTGATGAACTGGGCGGCGGCGATAAAGTCTTCTTCTATCTTGGCTTTATCCATACTGGCCTGCATCGTTCTGCCAGCGTCATCGTTACCCGGATAACCCCCAAGCGGAAATAATGCATCGGGGGCAAAGGCAATAAAGCCACTTTTCGCGAGCCGTCTTGCCACATCCTCGATATAAGGGTTAAGCCCTCGATTTTCATGCACGACTAAAACTGTGGGTAACGGTGCGGTAATCTCGTTGGGGGTAACCAAATAACCTCGACCTTTACCGTAGCCTTTGGGCGAGTCAAAGAACTGATAACTGGCTTTGATCTGTGGATCATTAAAATTGACCTGTTCAGCCAAGGCATAATTGGGAAGAAGCGCAGACGTTAATGTGGTCATGCTAAATCCGAGCACGGTGAGACCCGCAAGTCGTCGCATGAATTCTCTGCGATCGATAATGCCATGGGCATATTCGTCATACCAATCGAATGCTTCTTGTGGGATATCTCGCACTGAAGCGTGCGTGATAGTCCGGTGTGAACTGGTGGACATAGTTTGGCTCCTTCCAATGATGGACAATCTCAATTGCAATGCTTCAGCTTAGGCGAAATTATCAGCAGTTAAAAATACTTGATGTGGCTTTTTTTATTCTCCCATCAACGCTTCTCTGGCTTGTTTCTGCTGTCTAACGACCGCGGCAAAATTCAATGCTGGTTGTGATGGATGCTTTGTCGGATAGGCAACGGCCAGTTCCACTTGAGAGGCGGTGTCGTTGATGGTTCTAAACACTACGCCCTTTACACTTAACTGCCGCATCGATTCTGGGACCAGTGAAATTCCCAGTTCTGCCGATACCATAGATAAAATCGAGGCGATCTGTGGCGCCGGTTGTCCCTCAATTGGCTCAAAACCCGCGGCATGGCAAACGGCTACGACGGCATCATGTAAGCTGACGGCCAGTGAACGCGGCGTCATGATGAAAGGTTCGTGTTGTAACGCCAGCATGTTCAGCGCATTACCTTCACGCGCCAGTGGATGCGCTGAGGGCAGGGCGATGACCAACTGTTCTGTAAGAAAATGCTCTATCGTCAGTGTCTTGGGATCGGGATCCGATGGGCGCAGTATGGCTGCATCAAGGCGATCACTCAGCATTCCATCGGCCAAAGCCAGAGAGTTGGCTTCCTCAATGGTAAGTTCAACGTCAGGATACCGACGACGAAACTGCCGGATCACCGCAGGGATTGCTGGATGCAACGCGGCTGTACCGGTGACCCCCAAACGTAGTTTACCGGTCTCACCTTTGGCGGCTCTTTGGACGGCATCTTTTGCCTGACGGAGCTGGCTTGGCAACGTTTTAACGGCCTCCAGAAACACTTTTCCCGCATCGGTTAACTCCGCGCCATGCGGAGTGCGGTGGAATAATGGCGTACCAAGTTCATATTCCAGATCTTTGATTTGCTGACTTAACGGGGGCTGCGCAATATTCAGCTTTAATGCTGCCCGTGTGAAGTTTTTCTCTTCGGCAATCGCCAGAAAGTAACGAATATGGCGTAATTCCATGGCTATACATAAAACATATCAACATGTGATTTATTATATATTAGAACTATCAATTGGTGATGAATAAAATAGCGTTAATTTAACAGCCGTAACGTTTAATTTGCCGTCAATATTATGAACAGTAGTACCCCAATCGAAACACAAAGCACGAATGTTGCCCCCAGTTCAGTCGCTGAGCCCGTCGCCAGCGATGATGCCCACGCGTATATCAAAAAAGGCTCCAAAGCCTATACTCGCGCAGGAATAGCGTTATTCCTTGCCGGTTTTGCCAGCTTTTCGCTGATTTATTGTGTACAGCCTTTGCTGCCAGATTTTGCAACGAGCTTTGGTATCAGTCCGACCCAAAGTTCGCTGGCGCTATCTGTCACCACCGGCTTTTTATCCTTTGCCATTGTCCTTGCTGGCGCGTTTTCTCAGGCGATGGGGCGCAAAGGCTTAATGTTTTGCTCTATGGCATTGGCCGCCGTGCTGAACTGTGTCGTAGCGGTACTGCCTGAATGGCATGGTGTGTTATTGGCTAGGTCCCTGGAAGGGCTGGTGCTGGGGGGCGTACCCGCAGTGGCTATGGCTTGGTTAGCCGAAGAAATTGACCCGAAGGATTTGGGCAAGGCGATGGGGTTATATGTTGGCGGTGTGGCATTTGGGG
This portion of the Shewanella yunxiaonensis genome encodes:
- a CDS encoding dienelactone hydrolase family protein, translating into MSTSSHRTITHASVRDIPQEAFDWYDEYAHGIIDRREFMRRLAGLTVLGFSMTTLTSALLPNYALAEQVNFNDPQIKASYQFFDSPKGYGKGRGYLVTPNEITAPLPTVLVVHENRGLNPYIEDVARRLAKSGFIAFAPDALFPLGGYPGNDDAGRTMQASMDKAKIEEDFIAAAQFIKKHPQSNGKLGAVGFCFGGYIVNMLAATIPDELAAAVPFYGTPAAESLRANVKGPLLLHFAELDSRVNATWPDYEKVLQAHQVPYQAYLYPKVNHGFHNDSTGRYNEAMAELAWGRTLQFFNLHLNVMA
- a CDS encoding LysR substrate-binding domain-containing protein; the encoded protein is MELRHIRYFLAIAEEKNFTRAALKLNIAQPPLSQQIKDLEYELGTPLFHRTPHGAELTDAGKVFLEAVKTLPSQLRQAKDAVQRAAKGETGKLRLGVTGTAALHPAIPAVIRQFRRRYPDVELTIEEANSLALADGMLSDRLDAAILRPSDPDPKTLTIEHFLTEQLVIALPSAHPLAREGNALNMLALQHEPFIMTPRSLAVSLHDAVVAVCHAAGFEPIEGQPAPQIASILSMVSAELGISLVPESMRQLSVKGVVFRTINDTASQVELAVAYPTKHPSQPALNFAAVVRQQKQAREALMGE
- a CDS encoding DsbA family protein, whose translation is MKRHLVLLASLLLAVVSVSAIARAEDQSFKEGQDFITVKPVVKVPGVKQPYVIEYLWLGCPHCQAMNPIIEHYEHEHPKVKFVRRPAIGKDRWVFDAHVFYALQETGNGELIYKIMEFYHNLAGSERRLPDKEDLKPFLTQHHIDADKFYKAMDSDATLENLSAAYQDQEALGIKGVPTFLVGGQYIMTLASITQAKDPQARFEALMNYLVEKTQHN
- a CDS encoding AEC family transporter, which produces MFGFITNTLLPVLILLLMGWVFFRIKMLNEGFIEAGSKLVFNVALPALLFLSISQADFSHAANVKLIATGAAATTTFFLLLMLFCHFSVTPPNARGVVIQGGFRANMGIIGLAYCANTYGSNGLAAAAVYLGCITILFNVLSVFVLNFYLDGKRSLIQHIKGIITNPLIIGILLALPISYWQVHLPEVLLRTGKYFSQLTLPLALICTGASLQFRSFSADWFNIGISTLCKCLLYPGFMVLCAFLMGFRGTNLGIVLLLSIAPTAAASYVMVRYLGGDHRLAASIIAVTTLVSLPVTAAAFGTLSMLKLI
- a CDS encoding OmcA/MtrC family decaheme c-type cytochrome; this translates as MMKNHKKSLLALVLLGVFGLSACTFDGSDGKDGVNGTDGTNGTDGTNGTDGKDGLDAGSVVTTIYKAADVTFTIEPADNTLAGDGTFALKFSVTAKNQAGVDKPLTGLSQIAIYSATAMPNATGDGPSTEWVNNGWAAGNGSSMYCTLDGTYSSRGVTGEACTLVEDPDNLGTYTGTWTYTDTAAPIMNASDDLTAPHRVFMRLYNLTDADGNAISGKVLSPVLDYIPSTGEVVESTGKDTVPNAVCMKCHGQSSDTGNIASMGPHSNYQGEQYCVVCHNPGNQPDAEDAAAGLVYDMPAMIHRAHGGEHLVELATYGFVQADRWADIAYPAPLDQCTVCHSTDEGMTTWKDEPTRAACGGCHSNIDFTTGEGHSSYTLAQADDTQCSSCHATGALSPVEAHKVGKRAEVSPLLTVEFTSATKAASATAGMQDVTIKANVTFNGATLADVADLSVLAKASTLMGNVDSNGEVTAWTSRPALTSGTLADGVLSLTATVTDAQATGTIYVGTEANFCVSSDEEIVACGDDTIDYMFDDEDPVGASSTVAFFDLDGGDAVSARFVDADRISVTEAKCNACHDSLDYIKGYRHGAYTFDQCMDCHNNKLPATHHPDVVYLGDDGNTVTTGVTFGNRDLVTVAHRFHNGNFDEIGGIYKDADGNVVGYPGVSNDCTACHKDGATFFADDGGLTSGKSSIAVSTDSNADGTFDAFTKDDTTYYVSPVAESCRSCHTSQSAAAHFSSNGAIMAEDANTSSVLPVESCSTCHAIGKSFGIDQFHKMQ
- a CDS encoding Yip1 family protein; amino-acid sequence: MSNHVWGLLLHPEHEWRSINAEHETVSHMYAHHILWMAAVPVLSSLIGTTQFGWTFGGEESYKVSLLNGFALGIAFYALILLAVGVVGSIIHWLARKIPNRPSRRECIIFAGYTATPMFLSGIFAIYPIYWLCLLALIVGVLYTAYLLYTGTPSFLSISHKKGFILSGVTLGIGVLVLEVLLSVVVMLWSMGSENSVIWYFFR